In Musa acuminata AAA Group cultivar baxijiao chromosome BXJ2-8, Cavendish_Baxijiao_AAA, whole genome shotgun sequence, one genomic interval encodes:
- the LOC135618895 gene encoding pentatricopeptide repeat-containing protein At1g31430-like encodes MHSSFPKLQRFFLRLHSTTSNPNPPFSSLSQWLLLSSSISISTSRHLRQFLARGIAAGLLRNSHLHLWNSLLHSLARGPNPDLSISLFDLLRRAGVDVDNYAFTAVLKAVAAFPRPKEGENIHSLSLKLGFESENFVLNSLIHMYSVCGFHVAARRVFDLAEDSARDVVSWSSMISGYLQVGLCQEALSVFGNMVRRSITMDEITPVSALIACGRIGAIEPGRRIHALVVIYGFDLNCFLGSSLINMYAGCGYIEDARKLFDRIPERNVVCWTSMISGYTQSGQFRESIELFREMQMAGVRAEDPTVASVVSSCAQLGAHAQGRNIQKYCDVNKIGKLLSVKNALIDMYSKCGDIQRAFEVFQGLAQKDVISWTVMISGLALNGYPKEALDLFSEMELSDEAMPNEITFLGVLTACSHGGFVDKGYHYFNKMVHRYGLMPQIEHYGCIVDLLGRANLLEEAKKFIKEMPIKPDVVIWRSLLFACRGKENVKLAEYAAERILELEPRRCSGHVLLSNIYAVSSRWSDVNKVRGVMRNWSIHKIPGCSFIELNGIVHEFLATDRSHHQSDMIYEFLWVIHGHLFSESYDESCLSTWEGP; translated from the coding sequence ATGCATTCATCATTCCCTAAACTTCAGAGGTTCTTCCTCAGACTCCATTCCACTACCTCAAACCCTAatcctcccttctcctccctttccCAATGGCTTCTCCTATCCAGCTCCATCTCCATCTCGACCAGTCGCCACCTCCGCCAATTCCTCGCTCGCGGTATCGCCGCTGGCCTTCTCCGGAACAGCCACCTCCATCTCTGGAACTCCCTCCTCCACTCGCTCGCTCGCGGCCCCAACCCCGACCTCTCCATCTCCCTATTCGATCTGCTCCGAAGAGCCGGCGTCGACGTCGACAATTACGCCTTCACCGCCGTCCTTAAAGCCGTCGCCGCGTTCCCACGCCCCAAGGAGGGCGAAAATATTCATTCTTTGAGCCTGAAACTTGGGTTCGAAAGTGAAAACTTCGTTCTCAACTCCCTCATCCATATGTACTCTGTCTGCGGCTTCCATGTCGCTGCAAGGAGGGTCTTTGATTTGGCCGAGGATTCCGCCCGTGACGTGGTGTCCTGGAGTAGTATGATATCGGGGTATTTGCAGGTCGGTTTGTGCCAAGAAGCGTTGTCGGTTTTTGGGAATATGGTCCGTAGATCAATCACGATGGATGAAATCACTCCAGTGAGTGCGTTGATTGCTTGTGGGAGGATCGGAGCGATCGAGCCTGGAAGAAGGATCCATGCCCTGGTTGTCATCTATGGTTTCGATCTGAACTGTTTTTTGGGCTCTTCTCTGATTAATATGTATGCAGGGTGTGGCTATATTGAGGATGCTCGCAAGTTGTTCGATCGAATTCCTGAAAGGAATGTTGTCTGCTGGACATCGATGATTTCTGGGTACACCCAATCGGGTCAGTTCAGGGAGTCCATCGAGCTGTTCAGAGAGATGCAGATGGCTGGAGTTAGAGCTGAAGATCCCACCGTAGCTTCTGTTGTGTCATCTTGTGCACAGCTGGGCGCGCATGCACAAGGAAGGAATATCCAGAAGTATTGTGATGTGAACAAGATAGGAAAACTCCTATCCGTGAAGAATGCTCTAATTGATATGTACTCAAAGTGTGGGGACATTCAGAGAGCTTTCGAGGTTTTCCAAGGACTTGCCCAGAAGGATGTAATTTCATGGACTGTGATGATATCCGGTCTGGCATTGAATGGATATCCAAAGGAGGCATTGGATTTGTTCTCGGAAATGGAATTATCAGATGAGGCCATGCCAAATGAGATTACATTCCTCGGTGTTTTAACTGCTTGTAGTCATGGAGGGTTTGTCGACAAAGGGTACCACTACTTCAACAAAATGGTACATCGCTACGGACTCATGCCTCAAATAGAGCACTATGGATGTATAGTTGATCTTCTTGGTCGTGCAAATCTTCTGGAAGAGGCAAAAAAGTTCATCAAGGAAATGCCAATTAAACCTGATGTGGTCATTTGGCGATCGCTGCTTTTCGCTTGTCGAGGTAAGGAGAATGTCAAGCTAGCAGAATATGCAGCAGAAAGAATTCTGGAATTGGAGCCAAGGAGGTGTTCGGGGCATGTTTTGCTGTCAAATATATATGCTGTTTCATCAAGGTGGAGTGATGTGAACAAGGTCAGAGGAGTTATGCGCAATTGGAGCATACATAAGATACCAGGGTGCTCTTTCATTGAATTGAATGGAATAGTGCATGAGTTCTTAGCTACAGACAGATCACACCATCAGTCAGATATGATATATGAGTTTCTTTGGGTGATCCATGGACACCTATTTTCGGAATCATACGATGAGTCCTGTCTTTCAACATGGGAGGGACCATGA
- the LOC135618896 gene encoding integrin-linked protein kinase 1-like, which yields MEAAKQLKRGISRQLSGGSVRRSGRFSFKRNLSFDPRLSNVSRFSFGRQSSLDPNRGTRSPAREELTVPENLDSTMQLLFLACQGDAKGVEELMENGVDVNSIDLDGRTALHIAACEGHIGVVKLLLSWRANIDARDRWGSTAAADAKYYGNVEVYSILKARGAKVPKTRRTPMAVSNPQEVPEYELNPGELQFRRGEEVLKDTYQVAKWNGTKVSVKILDRESYSDPDRVNAFKYELNLLQRARHPNVIQFVGAVTQNIPMMIVSEYHPKGDLGSYLHKKGRLQPHKVIRYALEIARGMNYLHQCKPDPIIHCNLKPKNILLDCGGQLKVGGFGLVNLSKISPNKAKLADSKAQIDNLSLYMAPEVYRDEIFDRSVDAFSFGLILYEMIEGAPAFHPKGPEEAARMICLDGLRPLMKNKSKGYPLDVKELIEECWDPDPVVRPTFSEIIIRLDKVYATCLKQGRWKDTFKLPWK from the exons ATGGAGGCGGCGAAGCAGCTCAAGCGCGGCATTTCGCGGCAGCTCTCTGGGGGTTCTGTGAGGAGGAGCGGGAGGTTTAGCTTCAAGCGCAACCTCTCCTTCGACCCGCGGCTTAGCAATGTCAGTAGGTTTAGCTTCGGGCGGCAGTCCTCGCTAGATCCGAACCGTGGGACGAGGAGCCCCGCCAGGGAGGAGCTCACGGTGCCGGAGAACCTCGACTCCACCATGCAGCTGCTGTTCTTGGCGTGCCAGGGGGACGCTAAGGGGGTGGAGGAGCTCATGGAGAATGGCGTCGACGTGAACAGCATCGATTTGGACGGCAGGACGGCGCTACATATAGCGGCGTGTGAGGGACATATCGGTGTCGTGAAGCTGTTGTTGAGCTGGAGAGCCAACATCGATGCCAGGGATCGGTGGGGCAGCACG GCTGCTGCAGATGCCAAGTACTACGGCAACGTTGAAGTGTACAGCATCTTGAAAGCTCGAGGAGCCAAAGTCCCg AAAACCAGGAGGACTCCCATGGCTGTGTCAAATCCCCAAGAAGTTCCAGAGTATGAGCTAAATCCAGGGGAGCTTCAGTTCCGACGAGGTGAAGAGGTCCTAAAG GATACTTACCAAGTCGCTAAGTGGAATGGTACAAAGGTTTCTGTGAAAATCCTTGACAGAGAAAGCTATTCAGACCCAGATAGAGT AAATGCATTCAAATATGAACTGAATCTGTTACAAAGGGCCCGTCATCCGAATGTAATTCAGTTTGTAGGAGCTGTCACCCAAAATATACCAATGATGATTGTTTCGGAGTACCATCCAAAA GGTGACTTAGGGAGTTACCTTCACAAGAAAGGACGTCTGCAGCCCCATAAAGTTATTAGATATGCTCTTGAAATTGCCAG GGGAATGAATTATCTCCATCAATGTAAACCAGACCCAATCATTCACTGCAATTTAAAACCAAA AAATATCTTGCTCGATTGTGGTGGACAATTGAAGGTTGGAGGCTTTGGGTTAGTCAAcctatcaaaaatttcacctaatAAAGCAAAATTGGCAGATTCCAAAGCTCAAATTGACAACTTGA GTTTGTACATGGCACCGGAGGTTTACAGGGATGAAATATTTGACAGAAGTGTTGATGCATTCTCCTTTGGTCTCATTCTTTATGAG ATGATTGAAGGAGCACCAGCCTTTCACCCAAAGGGCCCAGAAGAAGCTGCTAGAATGATTTGCTTGGATGGGTTGAGACCCCTAATGAAGAACAAATCAAAAGGTTATCCTCTAGATGTAAAAGA ATTAATTGAAGAATGTTGGGATCCTGATCCTGTAGTGAGACCAACCTTTTCGGAAATAATTATTCGGCTCGACAAAGTTTATGCCACTTGTCTCAAGCAGGGGCGGTGGAAAGACACCTTTAAACTCCCTTG GAAATAA
- the LOC135618892 gene encoding protein TRAUCO-like, with protein MDGHQAPRKGDDADDDRWSDALDCIPSPLSPASPAAPAAALASLPAPVEPGEPDDAERLATKPDLPDPSSLQTPDAMAPAVALAAADELPPSSTSTSSDDDDDASARKKQRPLSSFVSLSSSSAAAVPLPPPPPPAATTAAKKPKKKSNNVWSKSTSRKGKKKGKSGNNHHAASVEDTVLMTPVPRFPDKTDDTPEAKICLSRVYKAEKVELSDDRLSAGSTKGYRMVRATRGVQEGAWYFEIKVVRLGETGHTRLGWTTEKGDLQAPVGYDGNSFGYRDIDGTKIHKALREKYGEEGYTEGDVIGFYINIPDGASYAPKPPHLIWYKGQRYVYSVDGKDDPPKVVPGSEISFFKNGVCQGVAFTDLFGGRYYPAASMYTLPNQPNCEVRFNFGPDFEYFPQDFGGRQIPCPMSEVPYHGFDGKVEGPAENGFSEKTS; from the exons ATGGACGGCCACCAAGCCCCTCGCAAGGGCGACGACGCCGACGACGATCGCTGGAGTGACGCCCTCGATTGCATcccctctcctctctctcccGCCTCACCTGCGGCACCTGCCGCTGCCCTCGCCTCCCTTCCGGCCCCTGTGGAACCAGGCGAGCCGGACGACGCGGAACGGCTCGCGACCAAGCCTGACCTCCCTGACCCTTCCTCTCTCCAAACACCCGACGCAATGGCGCCCGCCGTGGCGTTGGCCGCTGCCGACGAGCTTCCGCCGTCCTCTACCTCCACCTCCtcagacgacgacgatgacgccTCCGCCCGGAAGAAGCAGCGGCCTCTGTCCTCCTTCGTCTCCCTATCATCCTCCTCTGCCGCCGCCGTGCCGctcccgccgccgcctcctcccgccgccaccaccgccgcGAAGAAGCCTAAGAAGAAGAGCAACAATGTCTGGTCGAAATCCACCTCGCGGAAGGGAAAGAAAAAGGGGAAATCGGGCAACAACCACCACGCCGCCTCCGTGGAGGACACTGTCCTCATGACCCCGGTTCCCCGGTTCCCGGACAAGACCGACGACACCCCTGAGGCGAAGATATGCCTGTCGAGGGTGTATAAGGCGGAGAAGGTGGAGCTCAGCGATGACCGGTTGTCGGCCGGCAGCACCAAAGGGTACCGCATGGTCCGGGCCACCAGAGGGGTGCAGGAGGGTGCGTGGTACTTCGAGATCAAGGTGGTGAGGCTGGGTGAGACGGGGCACACAAGGCTCGGGTGGACGACGGAGAAAGGGGACCTCCAGGCACCGGTGGGGTATGACGGGAATAGCTTCGGTTATAGGGACATTGATGGCACTAAGATACACAAGGCACTGAGGGAGAAGTATGGGGAAGAGGGGTATACTGAAGGGGATGTCATTGGGTTCTACATTAATATTCCAGATGGAGCTTCGTATGCACCGAAGCCTCCTCACTTGATCTGGTACAAGGGGCAGAGGTACGTGTATTCGGTTGATGGGAAAGATGACCCTCCAAAAGTTGTGCCAG GGAGTGAAATATCATTCTTCAAGAATGGAGTATGCCAAGGTGTTGCTTTTACCGATCTTTTTGGAGGCCGATATTATCCTGCTGCCTCAATGTACACGCTTCCTAACCAGCCAAACTGTGAAGTGCGATTCAATTTTGGGCCTGATTTCGAGTATTTTCCTCAAGATTTTGGTGGCCGTCAAATTCCCTGTCCTATGAGCGAAGTTCCATATCATGGATTTGATGGCAAGGTTGAAGGTCCTGCAGAAAATGGCTTCTCAGAAAAAACAAGTTAA
- the LOC135619531 gene encoding polygalacturonase-like encodes MATPTSSFFLLPLFFVFVFLLPGNDAVFDVVKFGAKADGSADSARSFLKAWSYACNSWSPATVYVPAGKFLVTQVVFRGPCKNSMIKFLIQGTLVAPSGSGGSDQWIAFSGVDGVSISGGGTIDGGGSRLWACKLAGRSCPRGTSSLTFVNSKNIAVDGLTSIDSKLFHIVVLRCQNVKLSRVNIVASGNSPNTDGIHVQMSTAVDILQANIRTGDDCISVGPGTAHLWIERVFCGPGHGISIGSLGRAQGLQEESVRNVTVKTVTFSGTQNGVRIKTWGTRIQGQVRGVVFEDALMRNVQNPIIIDQNYCPGNKGCPGQSSGIKISQVKYKNIRGTSATPVAVTFDCSPSNPCSGITLQDIKLSYYSQRAQSSCKYANGVASGLNVPPSCLACSVVYFLMGEAAVEMVRNKQVVLKEFVVGAPKETAMEIRQGKASLRAPTGVEGAIVVKNLYLSCDPYMRGRMRDYSDSYIPPFQPGSVIEGFGVAKVVDSTNPNFCVGDYITGLTGWEEYSTIVRTEQLRKIEVFDVPLSYHVGLLGMTGFTAYVGFYEICAPKKGDFVFVSAASGAVGQLVGQLAKLHGCYVVGSAGSAQKVDLLKNKLGFDEAFNYKEEPDLTEALRSYFPKGIDIYFDNVGGAMLDAALLNMRVHGRVAVCGMVSQHAVSDPKGISNLYTLVMKRIRMEGFIQSDYLHLFPKFLPTIIDLYKQGRIVYIEDMNEGLENGPAAFVGLFTGNNVGKQVVCVSRE; translated from the exons ATGGCGACCCCCACGAGCAGCTTCTTCCTTCTCCCCctcttcttcgtcttcgtcttcctcctGCCAGGAAACGATGCTGTCTTCGACGTGGTGAAGTTTGGAGCAAAAGCCGACGGGAGTGCCGACTCCGCTCGGTCTTTCCTCAAGGCTTGGTCCTACGCGTGCAACTCTTGGAGCCCCGCCACCGTGTACGTGCCCGCCGGGAAGTTCCTCGTGACGCAGGTCGTCTTCCGTGGCCCCTGCAAGAACTCCATGATCAAGTTTCTGATCCAAGGAACCCTGGTTGCGCCTTCCGGCTCCGGTGGGTCGGACCAGTGGATAGCTTTTAGCGGCGTCGATGGCGTTTCCATCAGCGGCGGTGGCACCATCGACGGCGGCGGGAGTCGCCTGTGGGCCTGCAAATTAGCTGGCCGCAGCTGCCCCAGAGGCACATCG TCGCTGACCTTCGTCAACTCCAAGAACATCGCCGTCGACGGCCTGACGTCGATCGACAGCAAGCTGTTCCACATCGTGGTCCTCCGCTGCCAGAACGTGAAGCTGAGTCGAGTCAACATCGTGGCGTCGGGGAACAGCCCCAACACCGACGGCATCCACGTTCAGATGTCCACCGCCGTCGACATCCTCCAGGCCAACATCCGGACCGGCGACGACTGCATCTCCGTCGGCCCCGGCACCGCCCACCTCTGGATCGAGCGCGTCTTCTGCGGCCCCGGCCACGGCATCAGCATCGGGAGCCTCGGCAGAGCTCAAGGGCTGCAAGAGGAGAGCGTCAGAAACGTCACCGTGAAGACGGTGACATTCTCCGGCACACAGAACGGAGTGAGGATCAAGACATGGGGGACACGCATCCAAGGCCAGGTGAGGGGAGTCGTCTTCGAGGACGCGCTGATGCGCAACGTCCAAAACCCTATCATCATCGACCAGAACTATTGCCCCGGGAACAAAGGCTGCCCTGGTCAGAGCTCCGGCATCAAGATCAGTCAAGTGAAGTACAAGAACATCAGGGGGACGTCGGCGACGCCGGTGGCCGTGACCTTCGACTGCAGCCCCAGTAATCCATGCAGTGGCATCACATTGCAAGATATTAAGCTCAGCTACTACAGTCAGCGAGCACAGTCCTCCTGCAAGTACGCTAATGGGGTTGCTTCCGGTCTCAATGTCCCACCGAGCTGT CTCGCCTGCTCGGTTGTGTACTTTCTTATGGGGGAAGCCGCGGTGGAGATGGTGAGGAACAAGCAGGTGGTGCTGAAGGAGTTCGTGGTGGGAGCTCCGAAGGAGACGGCCATGGAGATCAGGCAGGGGAAGGCGAGCCTCAGAGCCCCCACAGGGGTGGAGGGAGCCATCGTCGTGAAGAACCTGTACCTCTCCTGCGATCCCTACATGAGGGGGAGGATGAGGGATTACTCTGACTCCTATATCCCTCCGTTTCAGCCCGGCTCG GTGATAGAGGGCTTTGGGGTGGCTAAAGTTGTTGACTCCACAAACCCAAATTTTTGTGTTGGCGACTACATCACAGGACTAACTGGCTGGGAAGAGTACAGTACTATTGTCAGGACTGAGCAACTGAGAAAAATTGAGGTCTTTGATGTCCCTCTTTCATACCATGTGGGACTTCTCG GTATGACTGGTTTTACGGCTTATGTTGGCTTCTACGAGATCTGTGCTCCAAAGAAAGGGGATTTTGTCTTTGTATCTGCTGCATCTGGAGCAGTTGGTCAGCTTGTGGGTCAACTTGCCAAGCTGCATGGATGTTATGTTGTTGGTAGTGCTGGATCAGCACAAAAG GTTGATCTTCTGAAGAACAAGCTAGGGTTTGATGAAGCATTCAATTACAAAGAGGAACCTGACTTGACTGAAGCCTTGAGAAG CTACTTCCCAAAGGGCATCGACATCTACTTCGACAACGTAGGCGGCGCCATGCTTGACGCAGCACTGCTCAACATGAGAGTCCATGGTCGGGTCGCCGTATGCGGGATGGTCTCTCAGCATGCCGTCTCTGACCCCAAGGGGATCTCCAACCTCTACACCCTCGTGATGAAGCGCATCAGGATGGAGGGCTTCATCCAGAGCGACTACCTGCACCTGTTCCCCAAGTTCTTGCCCACCATCATAGATCTCTACAAGCAGGGGAGGATTGTTTACATCGAGGACATGAACGAAGGTCTCGAGAACGGACCGGCAGCATTCGTCGGCCTTTTCACCGGCAATAATGTGGGCAAGCAGGTCGTGTGTGTCTCAAGGGAGTAG
- the LOC103993506 gene encoding uncharacterized protein LOC103993506, with the protein MGLKPLGLQMIPWCFHVAAGATRHSSSSSSSWFTAHDDDEATADSPKPSVRLVGPDGHIKLYHCRVSAAELMASHPLHLLCRSDAFVIGQPLPALSPDDRLLPGHTYFLLSSHFFHSALSFASLASCFGAFKQRVGGGGGGGGGAPLPRLIEIQKTAAGRLQVRVSEEYLDCLWRSASEEEAMDRRGRRVCTTEELAKDYKQLVSCRSWKPKLETINEAERRRRSGGAPFGGIGRRKKRAHLKNNHHNKEDTG; encoded by the coding sequence ATGGGTCTCAAACCCCTCGGTCTGCAAATGATCCCATGGTGCTTCCACGTAGCAGCAGGCGCCACACGccactcctcttcctcctcctcttcctggtTCACCGCCCATGACGACGACGAAGCTACAGCAGACTCGCCGAAGCCCTCCGTCCGTCTCGTGGGCCCTGACGGCCACATCAAGCTCTACCACTGCCGTGTCTCCGCCGCAGAGCTCATGGCCAGCCACCCCCTCCACCTCCTCTGCCGCTCCGACGCCTTCGTCATCGGCCAGCCCCTCCCCGCCCTGTCCCCCGACGACCGCCTGCTCCCGGGCCACACCtacttcctcctctcctcccacTTCTTCCACTCCGCCCTATCCTTCGCCTCCCTCGCCTCCTGCTTCGGAGCCTTCAAGCAGCGggtgggcggcggcggcggcggcggcggcggcgccccTCTCCCGCGGCTCATCGAGATCCAGAAAACGGCCGCCGGCAGGCTCCAGGTCCGCGTGTCCGAAGAGTACCTGGATTGCCTGTGGAGATCGGCATCGGAAGAGGAGGCTATGGATAGGAGAGGGAGGAGAGTGTGCACCACCGAGGAGTTGGCGAAGGATTACAAGCAGTTGGTGAGCTGCCGCTCCTGGAAGCCGAAGCTGGAGACGATCAACGAGGcggagcggaggaggaggagcggcggTGCCCCTTTTGGTGGGATTGGCAGAAGGAAGAAGCGTGCCCACCTCAAGAACAACCACCACAACAAGGAAGACACCGGCTGA